The following is a genomic window from Geobacillus subterraneus.
TCCCGATCATCGACGAGAGCGGCCAGTTGTTCGGAGCGCTTGCGGTATTTAAAGATATCACCGAACTTGTCGATTTGGCGGAAGAAATTACGGACTTAAAAGAAGTGCGCATGATGCTTGAAGCAATTATCTACTCATCAGAAGAAGCGATCTCGGTCGTGGATGAAAACGGGAACGGCATTTTGATCAACCCGGCGTATACCCGTCTCACCGGTCTGACGAAAGAGGAGGTGATCGGCAAGCCGGCGACCGCCGACATCGCCGAGGGGGAAAGCATGCATATGCAAGTGTTGAAAACGCGCCGCCCGGTGCGCGGCGCGCGCATGAAAGTCGGCCCGAAAAACCGCGATGTCATCGTCAATGTCGCTCCGATCATTGTGGACGGTGTATTAAAAGGGAGCGTCGGCGTCATTCACGACGTGTCGGAAATCCAACGGCTGACGGCGGAGCTCAACCGGGCGCGGCAAATTATTCGCACGCTCGAGGCGAAATATTCGTTTGCCGATATTATCGGTGAATCGGAAGAGATGAAAGTTGCGATTGAGCAAGCGAAACTAGCGGCGAAAACGCCGGCGACGATTTTGCTGCGCGGCGAATCAGGAACGGGAAAAGAACTGTTTGCCCACGCCATTCATAACGCCAGCGACCGGAAGTATAACAAGTTTATCCGCGTCAACTGTGCGGCCATTCCGGAAACATTATTAGAAAGCGAGCTATTCGGTTATGAAGAAGGGGCGTTTTCCGGCGCACGGCGCGGTGGCAAGCGCGGGTTGTTTGAAGAGGCGAACAACGGAAGCATTTTCCTTGACGAAATTGGCGAACTGTCAGCGAGCACGCAAGCGAAGCTGCTTCGCGTCCTGCAAGAGAGGGAGATCGTCCGCGTCGGCGGAACGAAACCGATCCCGATTAACGTCCGCGTCATTGCTGCAACGAATGTCAATCTGGAAAAAGCGATTGCCGACGGCACGTTTCGTGAAGACTTATATTACCGGCTCAACCGGATGCCCATTTACATCCCGCCGCTGCGCGCCCGCAAAGAAGACATTCCGGCCCTTTGCCGGCATTTGATCCAAAAGCTGAACCAAGATTACGGGCGCAACGTCGAAGGGGTGACAAACGAAGCAATGGCGCGGCTTTTCGCTTATGATTGGCCGGGGAACGTCCGCGAACTTGAAAACGTGCTCGGACGGGCGATGATTTTCATGAAATTTCATGAGGTGATGATCGACGTTACGCATTTGCCGCCGCTCGCCACCCCATCGCCGGCACCGGCACTCCGCATTGAAGCGGAGGAGCCGCTCCGCCCGCTTGATGAGATGGTCGGGGAGTATGAGGCGCGTTTGTTAGAGCGGGCGCTCCGCCGTTATCATGGCAATAAAACAGCGACTGCCCGGGCGCTCGGCATTTCAGTGCGCAACTTGTACTATAAATTGGAGAAATACGGGCTTGACAAAAAAAGCATGCAGTAATTTTCATATAGCGAAAAAGATTGCACAATCTTGCCCGTATCCAACGGCTGTTTTAAAGCGCTTTCATCATTTTATGGTTGGCACAGTTTTTGCGTATAAAAAGTGCCGCACGATTTGCAGAAAAGGTTGGTGCAGACGATGAAGCTAAAATCGCTAATCGAAGAGGCAAGCCAATGCCAGGGCCGGACGGTGGCAGTGGCGGCGGCGGAAGACGAAGAAGTCATCGAGGCAGTGGCGATGGCACTCAAACATCGCCTCGGACGGTTCGTGCTGTACGGGGATCGCGAGCGGGTCGGCCGATTGCTGAAAGAAAAGGGCTGCACGCGCTTTTCCGATGTTGAGATCGTTCATGCGAACTCGGTCGGGCAGGCAGCGGAGCTCGCCGTGCGCGCCGTTCACTTGAACGAGGCTGACGCGCTGATGAAAGGGCATGTGTCGACCGCGACGCTCTTAAAGGCGGTGCTCAATAAAGAGTACGGGCTGCGCGCCGGGAGAGTTCTTTCCCATGTCGCCGTCTTTGACGTGCCGGGGGCGGATCGGCCCATCATCGTGACGGATGCGGCGATGAACATCGCGCCCGATTTGGAACAAAAAGTGCAAATTGTGAATAACGCCGTCAGCGTGGCGCGGTCGATCGGCATTGAGCAGCCGAAAGTGGCGGCCTTGGCGGCAGTGGAAACAGTCAATCCGGCCATGCCGGCAACACTTGATGCCGCCGCGCTCGCCATAATGCAAAAGCGGGGCCAAATCAGCGGCTGCCTGCTTGATGGGCCGCTTGCCTTGGACAACGCCGTGTCCATGACGGCGGCGAAGCATAAGCGGATTGAGAGTGAAGTCGCCGGTTGCGCTGATATTTTGCTCGTTCCCGACATTGAATCCGGCAATATGTTGTACAAATCGCTCGTCTATTTTGCGAACGCTCGCGTTGGCGCGGTCATTGCCGGAGCGAAGGCGCCCATCGTTTTAACATCGCGCGCCGACTCGGCGGAAAGCAAATTGTATTCGCTCGCCCTTGCGATCTGTTCGGCAGCGAAATGAAAAGAAGGAGGCCATCGAAGATGGAACTGTTTAAATATATGGAAACGTATGATTACGAACAAGTGTTGTTTTGTCAAGACAAAGAATCGGGCTTAAAGGCGATCATCGCCATTCATGATACAACGCTCGGCCCGGCGTTGGGCGGCACGCGCATGTGGATGTACAATTCGGAAGAAGAAGCGCTCGAAGACGCGTTGCGCCTCGCCCGCGGCATGACGTATAAAAACGCGGCGGCTGGCCTCAACTTAGGCGGAGGCAAAACGGTCATCATCGGCGACCCGCGCAAAGATAAAAACGAGGCGATGTTCCGCGCCTTCGGCCGCTTCATCCAAGGATTGAACGGCCGCTATATCACGGCCGAGGACGTCGGGACGACGGTTGCTGATATGGATATCATTTACCAAGAGACCGACTATGTGACCGGCATTTCCCCGGAGTTCGGCTCGTCCGGCAACCCGTCGCCGATGACAGCCTACGGTGTCTACCGCGGGATGAAGGCGGCGGCGAAAGAAGCGTTCGGCAGCGACTCGCTCGAAGGAAAAGTCATCGCCGTCCAAGGCGTCGGCAATGTCGCTTACCATTTATGCCGCCATTTGCATGAAGAAGGAGCTAAGCTTGTAGTCACCGACATTAACAAAGAAGCGGTGGCCCGCGCGGTCGAGGAATTTGGCGCGAAAGCGGTCGACCCGAACGACATTTACGGCGTTGAGTGCGACATTTTTGCCCCGTGCGCGCTCGGCGGCATCATCAATGACCAGACGATCCCGCAGCTGAAAGCGAAAGTGATCGCCGGCTCGGCGAACAACCAGCTGCGCGAGGCGCGGCATGGCGATATCATTCACGAAATGGGCATCGTGTATGCCCCGGATTACGTAATCAACGCTGGCGGCGTCATCAATGTCGCTGATGAATTGTACGGCTACAACCGTGAACGGGCGATGAAAAAAGTCGAGCAAATTTACGATAACATTGAAAAAGTGTTTGCGATCGCCAAGCGCGACAACATTCCGACGTACGTTGCGGCCGATCGGATGGCGGAAGAGCGGATCGAAACGATGCGCAAGGCGCGCAGCCAATTTTTGCAAAACGGTCATCATATTTTAAGCCGCCGCCGCGGCCGTTAACGGCGGCCAGGGGCGGTCCTCCGCCCCGCTGGCGGCATACGGAGGGACGACAACGATGCAAGAGCAGAAGTTCCGTATTTTAACGATCAATCCAGGTTCGACCTCGACGAAAATTGGCG
Proteins encoded in this region:
- the yqiS gene encoding phosphate butyryltransferase, which codes for MKLKSLIEEASQCQGRTVAVAAAEDEEVIEAVAMALKHRLGRFVLYGDRERVGRLLKEKGCTRFSDVEIVHANSVGQAAELAVRAVHLNEADALMKGHVSTATLLKAVLNKEYGLRAGRVLSHVAVFDVPGADRPIIVTDAAMNIAPDLEQKVQIVNNAVSVARSIGIEQPKVAALAAVETVNPAMPATLDAAALAIMQKRGQISGCLLDGPLALDNAVSMTAAKHKRIESEVAGCADILLVPDIESGNMLYKSLVYFANARVGAVIAGAKAPIVLTSRADSAESKLYSLALAICSAAK
- a CDS encoding leucine dehydrogenase, with the protein product MELFKYMETYDYEQVLFCQDKESGLKAIIAIHDTTLGPALGGTRMWMYNSEEEALEDALRLARGMTYKNAAAGLNLGGGKTVIIGDPRKDKNEAMFRAFGRFIQGLNGRYITAEDVGTTVADMDIIYQETDYVTGISPEFGSSGNPSPMTAYGVYRGMKAAAKEAFGSDSLEGKVIAVQGVGNVAYHLCRHLHEEGAKLVVTDINKEAVARAVEEFGAKAVDPNDIYGVECDIFAPCALGGIINDQTIPQLKAKVIAGSANNQLREARHGDIIHEMGIVYAPDYVINAGGVINVADELYGYNRERAMKKVEQIYDNIEKVFAIAKRDNIPTYVAADRMAEERIETMRKARSQFLQNGHHILSRRRGR
- a CDS encoding sigma 54-interacting transcriptional regulator — encoded protein: MKKVIIIGADARGTLLLKLLHEASGFAVMAVIDVDDDAPGLQLARKWGIAAANDWRPWMDKPLDLIIETTGKADVLKEIRQLAPKGANIVPSAVARMMAELVEEKEALIAELKSEAARRALIFHSSHDGMIVVDEYAYITDMNESAAELLEVDKDKVIGEHILAVLPSSGLPRVLKTRQTEFHQEVELANGKKLITTRIPIIDESGQLFGALAVFKDITELVDLAEEITDLKEVRMMLEAIIYSSEEAISVVDENGNGILINPAYTRLTGLTKEEVIGKPATADIAEGESMHMQVLKTRRPVRGARMKVGPKNRDVIVNVAPIIVDGVLKGSVGVIHDVSEIQRLTAELNRARQIIRTLEAKYSFADIIGESEEMKVAIEQAKLAAKTPATILLRGESGTGKELFAHAIHNASDRKYNKFIRVNCAAIPETLLESELFGYEEGAFSGARRGGKRGLFEEANNGSIFLDEIGELSASTQAKLLRVLQEREIVRVGGTKPIPINVRVIAATNVNLEKAIADGTFREDLYYRLNRMPIYIPPLRARKEDIPALCRHLIQKLNQDYGRNVEGVTNEAMARLFAYDWPGNVRELENVLGRAMIFMKFHEVMIDVTHLPPLATPSPAPALRIEAEEPLRPLDEMVGEYEARLLERALRRYHGNKTATARALGISVRNLYYKLEKYGLDKKSMQ